From a region of the Paenibacillus sp. FSL R10-2734 genome:
- a CDS encoding GDSL-type esterase/lipase family protein, with the protein MLNIRLSQKNTEQNELTLETPLLTLYPLETDQPRPFILVLPGGGYTLLAQHEGAPVAKWLNTLGIHAGVLDYQVGSFNVTSLLNDVEEALKWIREAPKDWNVISEQVGMIGFSAGGHLASIYTTTRPEKPNILLLGYPVITFQEPYAHKGSRLHFLGDHPTQVELHGYSSETQVTSQMPPTFIWTTANDASVPVENSLLFSTALSKQGIPFELHVFEEGRHGLGLSMDNPHCQQWLSISEKWLSKHHYVKRKELITQTLFIAGDSTAAIKGAGEKPMTGWGEYLQSYFGASVRIENRAMNGRSTKSFITDGRLDAILKDFKAGDYLFIQFGHNDEKKEDPLRYTDPDTEYRHNLLQYIEAARKLGGTPVLLTSVSRRRYTSDGQLDPLAVGAYPEAMRQVAEETQTPLLDIFTASQELYRSLGKEESKKLFMHLPEKIHSNYPNGVADDTHFCDEGAQQIARLVVQAISQSTALPISNLQPLLQGVITDVYN; encoded by the coding sequence ATGTTAAACATTCGCCTAAGTCAGAAGAACACGGAACAAAATGAGCTTACACTGGAGACCCCACTACTCACCCTCTACCCACTTGAGACGGATCAGCCTCGTCCCTTCATATTGGTATTGCCTGGTGGAGGTTATACTCTCTTGGCACAGCATGAAGGAGCACCGGTAGCGAAATGGCTAAACACTTTAGGTATTCATGCAGGCGTACTGGATTATCAGGTCGGCAGTTTCAACGTCACTTCTTTGTTAAATGATGTTGAGGAAGCTCTTAAATGGATCAGGGAAGCACCAAAAGATTGGAATGTGATCTCGGAACAAGTAGGGATGATTGGATTCTCCGCTGGAGGACACTTAGCTTCCATCTATACTACCACGCGGCCAGAGAAGCCGAATATTCTACTGCTAGGATACCCTGTAATCACTTTCCAAGAGCCTTATGCTCACAAGGGGAGCCGACTTCATTTTCTAGGAGACCACCCAACACAAGTGGAGCTTCACGGCTATTCATCAGAAACCCAAGTGACTTCGCAGATGCCTCCGACCTTTATTTGGACCACAGCAAATGATGCCAGTGTTCCCGTTGAGAACAGTCTGTTGTTCTCAACGGCACTATCGAAGCAAGGGATTCCTTTCGAGCTGCATGTCTTTGAAGAAGGTCGACATGGACTCGGACTTTCTATGGACAATCCGCATTGCCAGCAATGGCTTTCCATTTCTGAGAAATGGCTAAGTAAGCATCATTACGTTAAAAGAAAAGAACTTATAACACAAACACTATTTATTGCGGGCGACTCCACTGCAGCTATCAAAGGTGCTGGAGAAAAACCTATGACTGGCTGGGGAGAATACCTGCAAAGTTATTTTGGAGCTTCTGTTCGAATTGAGAATCGTGCAATGAATGGGCGAAGCACCAAATCATTTATAACAGACGGCCGCCTGGATGCCATCCTTAAAGACTTCAAAGCAGGTGACTACCTGTTTATTCAATTTGGGCACAACGATGAGAAGAAAGAAGACCCTTTACGTTACACTGATCCCGACACTGAATATCGACACAATCTACTTCAATATATAGAAGCCGCTCGGAAGCTAGGGGGTACTCCGGTTTTGCTAACGTCAGTGAGTCGCCGCCGCTACACTTCAGATGGACAGCTTGACCCGCTTGCTGTAGGTGCTTATCCCGAGGCTATGAGACAAGTAGCTGAAGAAACACAAACTCCCCTACTTGATATTTTTACAGCTTCGCAAGAGCTCTATCGTTCATTAGGCAAAGAAGAATCAAAGAAATTATTTATGCATTTGCCTGAAAAAATACATTCCAATTACCCCAATGGAGTTGCGGATGATACTCATTTTTGTGATGAAGGCGCTCAGCAAATCGCTAGACTTGTGGTTCAGGCTATTAGTCAATCCACAGCCTTACCGATATCAAACCTACAACCACTATTACAAGGAGTGATCACAGATGTCTATAATTAA
- a CDS encoding glycosyltransferase family 1 protein, whose translation MRLALFTDTFLPQTNGVSLTLQRLTTHLNRRGIEHLLFSPKSAPEDSYADPIRPITSIPFFLYPECRLALPNMSSIQSELKAFRPDLLHMATPFNIGLCGLRYARKLGLPHVASYHTHFDRYLKYYRMKKIVPLYWKYMKWFHRSCDATFAPSYETLNSLQAQGFHQLKLWSRGIDCQLYTPKKRSHQVRERYGITAPLLLLYVGRIAPEKDINTLALAMQQLPESMQSQVHWLIVGDGPLLSEMRAQAPQNVTFTGYKHGEELAQLYASADLFVFPSSTETFGNVVLEAMASGLPILAVNEGGVKDLVTPGRTGMIAPPRSPNALIREICACVEHPQRLAAMGYEGRQLALGRSWESIFDGLIRDYEEIIENRRFDLIPALLPLV comes from the coding sequence ATGCGTCTTGCATTATTTACAGACACATTTCTTCCGCAAACGAATGGTGTTTCACTTACGCTTCAGCGCTTAACTACCCATTTGAACCGACGAGGTATCGAGCATCTGCTATTTTCGCCGAAGTCTGCACCTGAAGACAGCTATGCCGATCCCATACGTCCCATTACCAGCATTCCCTTCTTCTTATACCCTGAATGTAGACTCGCACTGCCGAATATGTCCTCCATCCAGTCAGAGCTGAAGGCTTTTCGTCCTGATCTACTGCATATGGCAACTCCGTTCAATATCGGACTATGCGGCCTTCGCTATGCACGAAAGCTTGGCCTACCTCATGTCGCATCCTACCATACCCACTTTGACCGCTATCTTAAATATTACCGGATGAAAAAAATTGTTCCGCTCTATTGGAAGTACATGAAGTGGTTCCATCGGTCTTGTGATGCTACCTTTGCGCCATCCTACGAAACACTCAATTCACTCCAAGCTCAAGGCTTTCATCAGCTGAAGCTTTGGTCAAGAGGCATCGACTGCCAACTATATACCCCAAAAAAACGCAGCCATCAGGTCCGAGAGCGCTACGGAATTACAGCTCCTTTACTGCTTCTATATGTAGGAAGAATCGCTCCTGAAAAAGATATAAATACCCTTGCACTCGCCATGCAGCAATTGCCCGAGTCTATGCAATCTCAGGTACATTGGCTCATCGTTGGAGACGGTCCACTTCTATCAGAGATGCGGGCGCAAGCGCCGCAGAATGTCACGTTTACGGGCTACAAGCACGGTGAAGAGCTTGCCCAATTGTATGCCTCAGCTGATCTATTCGTCTTCCCTTCCAGCACAGAAACCTTCGGTAATGTTGTCCTTGAAGCTATGGCCTCGGGGCTACCTATCCTTGCCGTAAATGAAGGTGGGGTAAAGGATCTGGTCACACCCGGCCGCACCGGAATGATCGCCCCACCTCGTTCCCCGAATGCTCTTATTCGTGAGATTTGTGCCTGTGTGGAGCATCCCCAAAGGCTAGCTGCTATGGGATACGAAGGTCGTCAGCTGGCACTCGGCCGCTCGTGGGAGAGCATTTTTGATGGACTCATCCGCGATTATGAAGAGATCATTGAGAATCGACGCTTCGATCTTATACCGGCTTTACTACCATTAGTATAA
- a CDS encoding DUF2269 family protein: MDLTDIISKIVVVIHVIAAIVGIGPAFVLPILTSSAKTGSQLRFVIGIMKKINRFPKTGGITLIVTGILLMIIDKMGLSVLWINLSLLFFIVIEVIIIGMVEPRMKKLTQLVLSSQGEEIPEGYAAAMNKIAPLEAAVHVLTIVIIILMVVKPV, encoded by the coding sequence ATGGATTTGACGGATATCATCTCTAAGATTGTAGTAGTCATTCATGTAATAGCAGCCATAGTGGGAATTGGGCCAGCTTTTGTGCTGCCAATACTGACAAGCTCAGCGAAGACAGGTAGCCAGCTGCGTTTTGTTATTGGCATTATGAAGAAAATAAACAGATTCCCTAAGACGGGTGGAATCACCCTGATTGTGACAGGCATTTTGTTGATGATAATCGATAAAATGGGCTTGTCGGTGTTGTGGATAAATCTTTCGTTATTATTTTTTATCGTGATAGAAGTAATTATTATTGGAATGGTTGAGCCTAGAATGAAAAAGCTAACCCAGCTTGTATTGAGCAGCCAAGGTGAGGAAATCCCTGAAGGCTACGCTGCTGCTATGAACAAGATTGCTCCGCTTGAAGCGGCTGTTCATGTGCTTACTATCGTCATTATTATACTAATGGTAGTAAAGCCGGTATAA
- a CDS encoding UbiD family decarboxylase gives MKYSNLEECVNDLEKHGHLVRIHEEVDPYLEMAAIHLKVYEAGGPALLFENVKGSKFRAVSNLFGTIERSKFIFRRTWNSTHNVIALRNEPVKALKNPFKYVGTGLSARKALPIKKPGGLPSGFEEISISDLPLITHWPEDGGAFVTLPQVYSEDPDKPGIMNSNLGMYRVQLNGNDYELNKEVGIHYQIHRGIGVHQERANRKGEPLKVSCFIGGPPAHTLSAVMPLPEGMSEMIVAGLLSGRHFSYSYVDGYCISNDADFVITGEIHPGETKPEGPFGDHLGYYSLVHPFPVMKVHKVYAKKNAIFPFTVVGRPPQEDTAFGELIHELTGGAIRQEIPGVKEVHAVDAAGVHPLLFAVGSERYTPYQQVKQPAEILTIANRILGTGQLSLAKFLFITAEEKQPISTHDVEDFLTYILERINLRRDIHFYTNTTIDTLDYSGTGLNSGSKVIFAAVGEKKRELCTEVPDILEELQGFGHAKMVMPGLVALQGSKFTTYAEAAQEMNKLSEAIQVQGALPSCPMIIVCDDSEFLSDRIENFLWATFTRSNPSHDIYGVNSSTEYKHWSCDNVIIDARVKPHQAPPLIPDPTVQKHIERLFAPGGSLSGVRI, from the coding sequence ATGAAATATAGCAATTTAGAAGAGTGTGTTAATGATTTAGAGAAGCATGGACATTTGGTTCGTATTCATGAAGAAGTGGACCCTTATCTGGAGATGGCCGCGATTCACTTGAAGGTTTATGAAGCCGGTGGACCCGCATTATTATTTGAAAATGTAAAAGGCTCGAAATTTCGTGCCGTATCTAACCTTTTTGGAACCATAGAGCGCAGTAAGTTTATCTTTCGACGTACTTGGAACTCCACACATAATGTAATTGCACTTCGAAATGAACCTGTAAAAGCACTCAAAAACCCTTTTAAATATGTAGGCACAGGATTATCCGCGAGAAAAGCATTACCTATCAAAAAGCCAGGGGGTCTGCCAAGTGGTTTTGAGGAAATTAGTATTTCTGATCTTCCGCTGATCACACATTGGCCAGAGGATGGTGGCGCTTTTGTTACATTGCCGCAAGTGTATTCCGAAGATCCAGACAAGCCAGGCATTATGAATTCTAATCTGGGGATGTACCGTGTTCAATTGAATGGCAATGATTATGAACTCAATAAAGAGGTTGGCATTCATTATCAAATTCACCGCGGTATCGGCGTGCATCAAGAAAGAGCCAATCGAAAGGGAGAGCCGCTTAAAGTGAGCTGCTTTATCGGTGGGCCTCCAGCGCATACGTTATCGGCTGTTATGCCTTTGCCAGAGGGAATGAGTGAGATGATCGTTGCCGGTTTACTTTCTGGACGTCATTTCAGCTATAGCTATGTGGATGGATATTGTATCAGTAATGATGCAGACTTTGTGATCACAGGGGAAATTCATCCTGGTGAGACGAAGCCGGAAGGACCTTTTGGCGATCATTTAGGCTATTACAGCTTGGTGCATCCTTTTCCAGTTATGAAAGTACATAAAGTGTACGCTAAAAAGAATGCCATCTTTCCATTTACGGTTGTCGGCAGACCGCCACAAGAGGATACTGCTTTTGGTGAGTTAATTCACGAGTTGACGGGCGGAGCTATTCGCCAAGAAATCCCGGGTGTTAAAGAAGTTCACGCAGTCGATGCTGCGGGTGTTCATCCTCTTTTATTTGCCGTTGGTAGTGAACGTTATACACCTTATCAACAAGTGAAGCAGCCAGCGGAGATTCTTACGATTGCGAATCGGATATTAGGCACAGGTCAGCTTAGTTTAGCTAAATTCTTGTTTATTACAGCCGAAGAGAAACAACCTATCAGCACACATGATGTTGAGGATTTCTTGACGTATATTTTAGAGCGAATTAATCTTCGCAGAGATATTCATTTCTATACGAATACTACGATTGATACTCTTGATTATTCCGGTACAGGACTTAACAGCGGAAGTAAGGTGATTTTCGCTGCGGTTGGGGAGAAGAAAAGAGAGCTATGTACAGAGGTTCCTGACATACTTGAAGAACTACAGGGATTTGGACATGCAAAGATGGTGATGCCGGGTCTCGTGGCGCTTCAAGGCTCTAAATTCACTACTTACGCTGAAGCAGCGCAGGAAATGAACAAGCTTAGCGAAGCGATTCAAGTACAGGGAGCACTCCCATCTTGTCCGATGATTATTGTGTGTGATGATAGCGAGTTCTTAAGTGATAGAATTGAGAATTTCCTATGGGCGACGTTCACACGCAGCAATCCTTCTCATGATATATATGGCGTAAACAGTTCAACGGAGTATAAGCATTGGTCATGTGATAATGTGATTATTGATGCGCGTGTAAAACCTCATCAAGCGCCACCACTAATTCCGGATCCAACCGTTCAAAAGCATATCGAACGATTATTTGCTCCGGGTGGTAGCTTAAGCGGGGTTCGAATCTAG
- a CDS encoding sugar phosphate isomerase/epimerase codes for MSIPIHLGVRAHDFTQAPLQELIEKIKSYNFAHIQFALKKSFPDSAPSLTAISPGTASYYGNAFRQAGIQIAVLGCYVNIVDADPQKRAQALAEFNTHLRLARDFGANLVGTETGSVGKGFTPDNFTEEAFQEVITSVSAMVAEAERFGVTVGIEAGLHHPLYTAALTRRLLDEIPSNNLQIILDCANLMSPTNYLLQKEIVSEALEILGNRIAIIHLKDFIVQDGAIKIVPVGQGWLEFEPILRYMKYERPHIQGILESTPEAHLKESIAFLERIYQEV; via the coding sequence ATGAGTATCCCCATTCATCTAGGTGTTCGAGCGCATGATTTCACACAAGCTCCATTGCAAGAGTTAATTGAGAAGATTAAGTCATACAATTTCGCTCATATCCAGTTTGCACTTAAGAAATCTTTTCCTGACAGCGCCCCGAGTCTGACAGCTATAAGCCCTGGAACAGCCAGTTATTATGGGAATGCCTTTAGACAGGCTGGGATTCAGATTGCGGTGCTTGGTTGTTATGTAAATATTGTAGACGCCGATCCACAGAAACGGGCACAAGCGTTAGCCGAGTTCAATACTCATCTACGCTTGGCTAGAGATTTCGGCGCTAATCTGGTAGGTACAGAAACAGGAAGTGTTGGGAAAGGTTTCACTCCAGATAATTTTACGGAAGAGGCATTTCAAGAGGTCATTACTTCGGTAAGTGCCATGGTTGCGGAAGCCGAACGCTTTGGCGTGACGGTTGGGATTGAAGCAGGACTCCATCACCCGCTTTACACCGCAGCCTTAACTCGCCGACTTCTGGATGAGATTCCTTCTAACAATCTTCAAATCATATTAGACTGCGCTAACCTCATGTCACCTACAAATTACTTACTGCAGAAAGAGATCGTTTCGGAGGCTCTTGAGATCTTAGGAAATCGAATTGCTATCATTCATTTAAAAGACTTTATCGTGCAAGATGGAGCTATAAAGATTGTCCCTGTAGGTCAGGGATGGCTTGAGTTTGAGCCGATTCTTCGTTATATGAAATACGAGCGTCCGCATATTCAAGGGATTCTGGAAAGCACCCCTGAAGCGCATTTGAAAGAGAGCATCGCTTTTTTGGAGCGAATATACCAAGAAGTGTAG
- a CDS encoding mandelate racemase/muconate lactonizing enzyme family protein, with amino-acid sequence MSIIKEVTTEYYRIPLPEIMEDAKHGLHTHFEVPIVKIKTDDGREGVGYTYTGGFGGKAICSLIANELTHILIGKDASCVESIWEQMNWGIHYVARGGLASFAIAACDIALWDLRAKKADEPLYKLLGGASNEVKCYGGAIDLNFPLEKLLLNNQRYLDMGLQAVKIKLGQKTLAEDVERVAAVRQLIGPDVAFMVDANMSWSVEKAIKAAREFLKYDILFLEEPTIPEDYAGYARIAEETGMAVAGGENLRTLTEFHHMLQYGHVDFPQPDASNIGGITGWLKVAHLTQAYNLSVSTHGMQELHVSLLAAMPNAGYLEMHSFPIDQYTTRPLVINKDNGMAIAPEVTGTGVTFDWDKLAPHKQHY; translated from the coding sequence ATGTCTATAATTAAAGAAGTTACTACGGAGTACTATCGTATCCCTTTGCCAGAAATCATGGAGGACGCTAAACACGGTCTGCATACTCACTTCGAAGTTCCCATTGTCAAAATCAAAACGGATGACGGCCGTGAAGGTGTAGGTTATACCTATACTGGCGGTTTTGGTGGCAAAGCGATCTGCTCGCTAATTGCTAATGAGTTAACACATATTTTAATTGGCAAGGACGCCAGTTGTGTAGAAAGTATCTGGGAGCAGATGAACTGGGGTATTCATTATGTTGCACGGGGTGGTTTGGCTAGCTTTGCTATTGCGGCTTGTGATATTGCTTTATGGGATTTGCGTGCGAAAAAAGCAGATGAACCTCTCTACAAACTTCTGGGTGGCGCAAGTAATGAAGTCAAATGTTATGGTGGCGCGATTGATTTGAATTTCCCATTAGAAAAGCTACTGCTCAACAATCAAAGATACTTAGATATGGGCCTCCAGGCTGTCAAAATTAAACTAGGCCAAAAAACATTAGCTGAAGATGTGGAACGAGTGGCTGCGGTACGTCAATTGATCGGTCCAGATGTGGCATTTATGGTCGATGCCAATATGAGCTGGAGTGTGGAAAAAGCGATAAAAGCTGCTCGTGAATTTTTGAAATACGACATTCTCTTCTTAGAAGAACCAACGATTCCTGAGGATTATGCCGGCTATGCACGGATTGCCGAAGAAACAGGAATGGCCGTTGCTGGTGGAGAGAACCTGCGGACATTAACCGAATTCCATCACATGCTGCAATATGGTCATGTTGATTTCCCTCAACCCGATGCCTCCAACATAGGTGGGATTACGGGCTGGTTAAAGGTAGCTCACTTAACACAAGCGTATAACCTTTCCGTCTCCACGCATGGGATGCAGGAATTACATGTTAGTTTATTAGCCGCTATGCCAAATGCAGGTTATCTGGAAATGCATAGCTTCCCTATCGATCAATACACCACACGTCCTCTAGTGATTAACAAAGACAATGGGATGGCTATTGCGCCTGAAGTAACAGGCACTGGGGTTACCTTTGACTGGGATAAATTAGCGCCACACAAACAACATTACTAA